The segment TCCTGCTGCAGTTTCAAGGCATCAGGATTAGCGGCAAATGCATTCCATTTTGCATCATTTAAAATGATCGTATTGGCAAAAACAGCAGCTGCATATTTTTTCCATGTAGCTTCATCTTTCAGATCGCCAAAACTACCTTTCACACTTTCAAAGAAACTGATGGGGTGTTGCTCTTTTGGTACATCCTGATAAAACATCATTAATGCGGTGGCCACAATTTTTTCATCGCTCACTGCATTGTGTCCTTCAAGAAAATTTTTGCGTGATTCAGTAACTGCATTCATTGCTTTGCTGATATCATCTTTTGTTGCATTTGTTTTAGCAAGTGCAGCTTCCAGTTGCAATAAAGTTGAAGCGAAGGACAGTAATGGTGAACCGTAAATACCTTCCGTCATATAAACACGGTGTTGCGCATAGGGTCTCCATGCTGTGTATGCTTTTTCCCATTCAGAGAATACGTTCGCATATTCAGGTTTGCCTGTTGCCCATTTAATAAATGCGTCTTCTGCTTTTTGCTTTTGTCCGTACACATCGTATTTCAGCAGCTGCTTTGTTTCACCATCATAAAACTTCCAATAGTTTGCAATACTTGCGTAGCTGCTGGCAAGTTTTAATTTAACAGCAGGGTCTTTCTGCATTTCTGCGAACATATATTTCAAACGCATGTCACGCAATTTCACCAATGTTGGATTATTGATGTCGGTAGATAGTTTTACACCCAACGAAGTTTCGTAACGGTTGGTGCTGCCGGGGTAACCCCAGGTCATAGCGAAATCACCATCTTTCAATCCACGGATAGAAACCGGTAAAAAGTATTTTGGTTTTAGGGGAATATTCTCTGCGCTGTAATCAGCAGGTGCTCCATCTTTTGATGTGTACACACGAAACACACTGAAATCACCTGTATGACGTGGCCATTCCCAGTTGTCAGTATCGCCACCAAACTTACCTACGCTTTCCTGTGGCGTGCCAACAAGACGGATGTCTTTGTAACGCTGATAAATAAATGCGAGGAACTGATTGCCTTTAAACAAAGGGCTTACACGACATTCAATTGATTGATCAATGTTTGATAAACGTTTGTTGATAGAAGCAAGTACCGAAGCTTGTTTATCGGCTCTTTCTTTACCACTCAATGAACCAAGCGAATCATTTACTTCTTTGGTAACATCGGTGATGCGTAAAAGAAACTGCACGTTTAATGCGGTGCGGATCTCTTCGCTGTGATTCTTTGCATAAAAACCATCACGCAGATAATTGTGATCAACCGTTGATGCGTTGGCAATAGCACCGTAACCGCAGTGGTGATTGGTAAAGATCAATCCTTTGCTGCTGACGATTTCGCCGGTGCATCCGTTTCCGAAAATAATGATCGCATCTTTCAGCGATGCTTTGTTGATATCGTACAATTGCTGACTGGTAAGTTTCAACCCTTTCTTTTGCATATCAGCATAAACCTGTTCGCCTAACAATAAGGGTAACCACATGCCTTCATCGGCATAGCTTCGTAACAAGGTAAACGTTACGAGCATCGTTAAAATAATCTTCTTCATACTTGTTTAATTTACGGGGACAAAACTACGGTAAAAACTACCGGATACGAACGACTGTTATCAGCTTTTAACGTCTTGTTGCTGCTGTGTCGGCGTAGTTTG is part of the Lacibacter sediminis genome and harbors:
- a CDS encoding S46 family peptidase gives rise to the protein MKKIILTMLVTFTLLRSYADEGMWLPLLLGEQVYADMQKKGLKLTSQQLYDINKASLKDAIIIFGNGCTGEIVSSKGLIFTNHHCGYGAIANASTVDHNYLRDGFYAKNHSEEIRTALNVQFLLRITDVTKEVNDSLGSLSGKERADKQASVLASINKRLSNIDQSIECRVSPLFKGNQFLAFIYQRYKDIRLVGTPQESVGKFGGDTDNWEWPRHTGDFSVFRVYTSKDGAPADYSAENIPLKPKYFLPVSIRGLKDGDFAMTWGYPGSTNRYETSLGVKLSTDINNPTLVKLRDMRLKYMFAEMQKDPAVKLKLASSYASIANYWKFYDGETKQLLKYDVYGQKQKAEDAFIKWATGKPEYANVFSEWEKAYTAWRPYAQHRVYMTEGIYGSPLLSFASTLLQLEAALAKTNATKDDISKAMNAVTESRKNFLEGHNAVSDEKIVATALMMFYQDVPKEQHPISFFESVKGSFGDLKDEATWKKYAAAVFANTIILNDAKWNAFAANPDALKLQQDPAFAIGSAFTKNYNTKFLPRFTEFNNKNNDLGRLYLKGIMEMNPAKAKKMYPDATFTMRVSYGNVKSYVPKDAVKYDFVTTSKGLLEKYKAGDYEFDLPSKQIDLLKKKDFGQYIDKSRNDLVIGFITTNDITGGNSGSPVINGNGELIGLAFDGNYEALSHKLAFDKDLNRTICVDIRYVLWCIDKLGGAEHLVKELKLVK